In Passer domesticus isolate bPasDom1 chromosome 1, bPasDom1.hap1, whole genome shotgun sequence, one DNA window encodes the following:
- the GJC2 gene encoding gap junction gamma-2 protein — MTNMSWSFLTRLLEEIHNHSTFVGKVWLTVLIVFRIVLTAVGGESIYSDEQSKFTCNTKQPGCDNVCYDAFAPLSHVRFWVFQIIVISTPSVMYLGYAIHRIARSAEEEKKFKGFKKKKQFALNWQAVRNMEDAMEADEEEPMISDDVAEHEKAKAKPKCKEQQKHDGRRRIQQEGLMKIYVFQLLTRASFEVCFLIGQYLLYGFEVEAYYVCNRVPCPHTVDCFVSRPTEKTIFLLVMYVVSCLCLLLNMCEMFHLGFGTIRDAIRNRKINSFRQPPYNYAYPKNISCPPEYNLVVKSEKSTKIPNSLMAHEQNLANVAQEQQCTSPDENLPADLSTLHKHLRVAQEQLDIAFQSYSSTQANTQPSRTSSPASGGTVVEQNRANTAQEKQGAKPKASLEKGSSSSKDGKTSVWI; from the coding sequence ATGACCAACATGAGCTGGAGCTTCCTCACCCGCCTGCTAGAAGAGATTCACAATCACTCCACCTTCGTGGGGAAGGTCTGGCTCACCGTGCTCATCGTCTTCCGCATCGTGCTGACGGCCGTGGGGGGCGAGTCCATCTACTCCGATGAGCAGAGCAAGTTCACCTGCAACACCAAGCAGCCGGGCTGCGACAACGTCTGCTACGACGCCTTCGCGCCGCTGTCGCACGTCCGGTTCTGGGTCTTCCAGATCATCGTGATCTCCACGCCCTCCGTCATGTACCTGGGCTACGCCATCCACAGGATCGCCCGCTCGGCCGAGGAGGAGAAGAAGTTCAAGGGGTTCAAGAAGAAGAAGCAGTTTGCCCTCAACTGGCAGGCCGTGCGCAACATGGAGGACGCCATGGAGGCCGACGAGGAGGAGCCCATGATCTCGGACGACGTGGCCGAGCACGAGAAGGCCAAGGCCAAGCCCAAGtgcaaggagcagcagaagcacGACGGGAGGAGGCGCATCCAGCAGGAGGGACTGATGAAAATCTACGTCTTCCAGCTCCTCACCCGGGCCTCCTTCGAGGTTTGCTTTTTGATAGGGCAGTATTTGCTCTACGGTTTCGAGGTGGAAGCTTACTACGTCTGCAACAGGGTCCCTTGTCCCCACACCGTGGACTGCTTCGTGTCCCGGCCCACGGAGAAGACCATCTTCCTGCTGGTGATGTACGTGGtgagctgcctgtgcctgctgctgaaCATGTGCGAGATGTTCCACCTGGGCTTCGGCACCATCCGCGACGCCATCCGCAACCGGAAAATCAACAGCTTCCGGCAGCCCCCCTACAACTACGCCTACCCCAAGAACATCTCCTGCCCTCCCGAGTACAACCTGGTTGTCAAATCCGAGAAGTCCACCAAGATCCCCAACAGCCTGATGGCCCACGAGCAGAACTTGGCCAACGTggctcaggagcagcagtgcaCCAGCCCCGACGAGAACCTGCCGGCGGATCTGTCCACGCTGCACAAGCACCTGCGGGtggcccaggagcagctggacatCGCCTTCCAGAGCTACAGCAGCACCCAGGCCAACACGCAGCCCTCTCGGACCAGCAGCCCCGCCTCGGGGGGCACCGTGGTGGAGCAGAACAGGGCCAACACCGCCCAGGAGAAACAAGGTGCTAAACCCAAGGCCTCGCTGGAGAAAGGCAGCTCCAGCAGTAAAGATGGGAAGACGTCCGTGTGGATATAA
- the IBA57 gene encoding putative transferase CAF17, mitochondrial isoform X1 — MLVRALTAPGLRRWCRGERGAAAACFPLGRALLGVRGAEAAVFLQGLLTNDVTQLVAEGDAPPALYAHALNVQGRCLYDVILYRLHGSTAEDPHILLECDSSVLDSIQQHLKVYKIRRKVTIAPRPDLSLWAVLPGDASSLPKCADQALLLTPDPRAEVMGWRLIAKKGANVSEIIPGSQVGDVQDYHRHRYKQGIPEGVKDLPPGVALPLESNLAFMNGISFTKGCYIGQELTARTHHVGVIRKRLLPVTFPGPLPGAGIPEGAEILTQAGKRAGRFRAGGGELGIALLRLAHLHEPLCVPLAGDRVELRAATPQWWPKGAAK; from the exons ATGTTGGTGAGGGCATTAACGGCGCCCGGGCTGCGCCGGTGGTGCCGGGGCGAgcggggcgcggccgccgccTGCTTCCCGCTGGGCCGGGCGCTGCTGGGCGTGAGGGGCGCCGAGGCCGCCGtgttcctgcaggggctgctcacCAATGACGTCACGCAGCTGGTGGCGGAGGGCGACGCCCCCCCCGCGCTCTACGCGCACGCGCTGAACGTGCAGGGCCGCTGCCTGTATGACGTCATCCTGTACAG GCTCCACGGGAGCACAGCAGAGGACCCTCACATCCTGCTGGAGTGCGACAGCAGCGTCCTGGACTCCATCCAGCAGCACCTGAAAGTCTACAAGATCCGCAGGAAAGTCACCATCGCCCCCCGCCCCGACCTCTCCCTGtgggctgtgctccctgggGACGCCAGCTCCCTCCCAAAATGTGCagaccaggctctgctcctaACCCCCGACCCCAGGGCAGAAGTCATGGGCTGGAGACTGATTGCAAAGAAAGGAGCAAATGTGTCAGAGATTATCCCTGGGAGCCAAGTTGGAGACGTTCAGGATTACCACAGGCACAGGTATAAACAAG GAATCCCCGAAGGGGTGAAAGATCTCCCCCCTGGAGTTGCCCTCCCCCTGGaatccaacctggccttcaTGAACGGCATCAGCTTCACCAAGGGCTGCTACATCGGCCAGGAGCTGACGGCCAGGACGCACCACGTGGGCGTGATCCGCAAGCGCCTGCTGCCCGTCACCTTCCCGGGGCCCCTCCCCGGAGCCGGCATTCCCGAGGGTGCCGAGATCCTCACCCAGGCGGGGAAGCGGGCGGGGAGGTTCcgagctggaggaggagagctGGGCATCGCCCTGCTGAGGCTGGCTCACCTGCACGAGCCGCTCTgcgtgcccctggcaggggacaGGGTGGAGCTCAGGGCCGCCACGCCCCAGTGGTGGCCCAAAGGTGCCGCTAAGTAG
- the IBA57 gene encoding putative transferase CAF17, mitochondrial isoform X2 yields MLVRALTAPGLRRWCRGERGAAAACFPLGRALLGVRGAEAAVFLQGLLTNDVTQLVAEGDAPPALYAHALNVQGRCLYDVILYRLHGSTAEDPHILLECDSSVLDSIQQHLKVYKIRRKVTIAPRPDLSLWAVLPGDASSLPKCADQALLLTPDPRAEVMGWRLIAKKGANVSEIIPGSQVGDVQDYHRHRNPRRGERSPPWSCPPPGIQPGLHERHQLHQGLLHRPGADGQDAPRGRDPQAPAARHLPGAPPRSRHSRGCRDPHPGGEAGGEVPSWRRRAGHRPAEAGSPARAALRAPGRGQGGAQGRHAPVVAQRCR; encoded by the exons ATGTTGGTGAGGGCATTAACGGCGCCCGGGCTGCGCCGGTGGTGCCGGGGCGAgcggggcgcggccgccgccTGCTTCCCGCTGGGCCGGGCGCTGCTGGGCGTGAGGGGCGCCGAGGCCGCCGtgttcctgcaggggctgctcacCAATGACGTCACGCAGCTGGTGGCGGAGGGCGACGCCCCCCCCGCGCTCTACGCGCACGCGCTGAACGTGCAGGGCCGCTGCCTGTATGACGTCATCCTGTACAG GCTCCACGGGAGCACAGCAGAGGACCCTCACATCCTGCTGGAGTGCGACAGCAGCGTCCTGGACTCCATCCAGCAGCACCTGAAAGTCTACAAGATCCGCAGGAAAGTCACCATCGCCCCCCGCCCCGACCTCTCCCTGtgggctgtgctccctgggGACGCCAGCTCCCTCCCAAAATGTGCagaccaggctctgctcctaACCCCCGACCCCAGGGCAGAAGTCATGGGCTGGAGACTGATTGCAAAGAAAGGAGCAAATGTGTCAGAGATTATCCCTGGGAGCCAAGTTGGAGACGTTCAGGATTACCACAGGCACAG GAATCCCCGAAGGGGTGAAAGATCTCCCCCCTGGAGTTGCCCTCCCCCTGGaatccaacctggccttcaTGAACGGCATCAGCTTCACCAAGGGCTGCTACATCGGCCAGGAGCTGACGGCCAGGACGCACCACGTGGGCGTGATCCGCAAGCGCCTGCTGCCCGTCACCTTCCCGGGGCCCCTCCCCGGAGCCGGCATTCCCGAGGGTGCCGAGATCCTCACCCAGGCGGGGAAGCGGGCGGGGAGGTTCcgagctggaggaggagagctGGGCATCGCCCTGCTGAGGCTGGCTCACCTGCACGAGCCGCTCTgcgtgcccctggcaggggacaGGGTGGAGCTCAGGGCCGCCACGCCCCAGTGGTGGCCCAAAGGTGCCGCTAA